A window of Clavibacter michiganensis contains these coding sequences:
- a CDS encoding ABC transporter permease: MRPERAGTGTGTGTRARVRSGERADRVPTLLWIPAGVALAFLVLPLAALVVRAPWATLGERLSDPGIARALGLSLGSALGATALSLLLGVPLAFVLSRSAGRPPVVQRILRALVTVPLVLPPVIGGVALLLLLGRRGLVGGPLEALTGITIPFTTPAVVIAETFVAMPFLVLAVEGALRGADRRFEDAAATLGASRWTVLRRVTLPLVAPGIGAGAVLCFARALGEFGATLTFAGSFPGVTQTVPLSAYLALQTDPDAAVVLSLVLLAVSVVVLVSLRDRWASGVHA; this comes from the coding sequence GTGCGCCCTGAGCGCGCGGGCACCGGCACCGGCACCGGCACCCGCGCGCGCGTCCGCTCGGGCGAGCGCGCCGACCGCGTCCCGACGCTCCTCTGGATCCCCGCCGGGGTCGCCCTCGCGTTCCTCGTGCTGCCGCTCGCGGCGCTCGTGGTGCGCGCGCCGTGGGCGACGCTGGGGGAGCGGCTGTCGGATCCGGGTATCGCGCGTGCCCTCGGCCTGTCGCTCGGCAGCGCGCTCGGCGCGACCGCCCTCAGCCTCCTGCTCGGGGTGCCGCTCGCGTTCGTGCTCTCCCGCTCGGCGGGCCGGCCGCCCGTGGTGCAACGGATCCTCCGCGCGCTCGTGACCGTGCCGCTCGTGCTGCCGCCCGTGATCGGCGGCGTGGCGCTCCTGCTGCTGCTCGGGCGCCGCGGGCTCGTCGGCGGGCCGCTCGAGGCGCTGACCGGGATCACCATCCCCTTCACGACGCCCGCCGTGGTGATCGCCGAGACGTTCGTGGCGATGCCGTTCCTCGTGCTCGCGGTGGAGGGGGCGCTGCGCGGAGCCGACCGCCGCTTCGAGGACGCCGCCGCGACCCTCGGCGCGAGCCGCTGGACCGTGCTCCGGCGCGTGACGCTGCCGCTCGTGGCACCCGGGATCGGCGCGGGCGCGGTGCTGTGCTTCGCGCGCGCGCTCGGCGAGTTCGGCGCGACGCTGACGTTCGCGGGCAGCTTCCCGGGCGTGACGCAGACGGTGCCGCTGTCGGCCTACCTCGCGCTGCAGACGGATCCGGACGCCGCCGTCGTGCTGAGCCTCGTGCTGCTCGCGGTGTCGGTGGTCGTGCTCGTGAGCCTGCGCGACCGGTGGGCGTCGGGGGTGCACGCGTGA
- the modA gene encoding molybdate ABC transporter substrate-binding protein, which translates to MTRRLRRATVARAAIVGALAAGLLAGCSAAGSAPAGVPDPAPDSLAGTLVVQAAASLTGSMDEVARGFESAHPGVTVTVSYGGSSTLAQQIVQGAPADVFASASDATMKTVVDAGETAADPRVFARNALEIAVPPGNPGRVAGLADFADPARTLALCAPEVPCGAAAAQAFAAAGITPQPDSLEQDVRAALTRVELGEVDAAVVYETDVRAAGDEVEGVPLPDEVNATTDCVVAPLAGSASPALAAAFAEYVAGDDARAVFQAAGFRAP; encoded by the coding sequence GTGACGCGCCGGCTTCGCCGGGCGACCGTCGCGCGCGCGGCCATCGTCGGCGCCCTCGCGGCCGGGCTCCTCGCCGGGTGCTCGGCGGCCGGATCCGCGCCCGCCGGCGTCCCCGATCCCGCCCCCGACTCCCTCGCCGGCACCCTCGTCGTGCAGGCCGCCGCGTCGCTCACCGGCAGCATGGACGAGGTCGCCCGCGGCTTCGAGAGCGCGCACCCGGGCGTGACCGTCACGGTGTCGTACGGCGGCAGCTCGACGCTCGCGCAGCAGATCGTGCAGGGCGCGCCCGCGGACGTGTTCGCCTCCGCCTCGGACGCGACGATGAAGACGGTCGTCGACGCGGGGGAGACGGCCGCCGACCCGCGCGTGTTCGCCCGCAACGCGCTCGAGATCGCCGTGCCGCCCGGGAATCCCGGCCGCGTCGCGGGCCTCGCGGACTTCGCCGACCCCGCCCGCACGCTCGCCCTCTGCGCGCCCGAGGTGCCGTGCGGGGCCGCGGCGGCGCAGGCCTTCGCCGCGGCGGGCATCACGCCGCAGCCGGACTCGCTCGAGCAGGACGTGCGCGCCGCCCTCACCCGCGTCGAGCTCGGCGAGGTGGACGCGGCCGTCGTCTACGAGACGGACGTGCGCGCCGCGGGCGACGAGGTCGAGGGCGTGCCGCTGCCGGACGAGGTGAACGCGACGACCGACTGCGTCGTGGCGCCGCTCGCCGGATCCGCGTCGCCCGCTCTCGCCGCCGCGTTCGCCGAGTACGTGGCCGGCGACGACGCCCGCGCCGTGTTCCAGGCGGCGGGATTCCGTGCGCCCTGA
- a CDS encoding TOBE domain-containing protein, protein MTQKRDSTPARAADADPPVAAADAPGPFRYRVSEAAALIGVSDDTLRRWADAGRLDLVRGEGRLIQVDGVQLAHLATELAADGALAASGAHRPPTSARNRMPGIVTRVVRDGVMAQVEIQAGPFRVVSLISREAADELGLEVGAPAAATVKATNVGVELLAPETLTGGRA, encoded by the coding sequence ATGACGCAGAAGAGGGACAGCACGCCCGCCCGCGCCGCGGATGCCGATCCGCCCGTCGCCGCGGCGGACGCCCCGGGACCCTTCCGCTACCGCGTGAGCGAGGCCGCCGCGCTCATCGGCGTGAGCGACGACACCCTCCGCCGCTGGGCCGATGCCGGCCGGCTCGACCTCGTGCGCGGCGAGGGGCGGCTGATCCAGGTCGACGGCGTGCAGCTCGCCCACCTCGCGACGGAGCTCGCCGCGGACGGGGCGCTCGCCGCATCCGGCGCTCACCGCCCGCCGACCTCGGCGCGGAACCGCATGCCCGGCATCGTCACGCGCGTGGTGCGCGACGGGGTCATGGCGCAGGTCGAGATCCAGGCGGGGCCGTTCCGGGTGGTGTCGCTCATCAGCCGCGAGGCCGCCGACGAGCTCGGGCTCGAGGTGGGCGCGCCCGCCGCCGCGACAGTGAAGGCCACGAACGTGGGCGTCGAGCTGCTCGCCCCCGAGACGCTGACGGGCGGGCGGGCGTGA
- the moaA gene encoding GTP 3',8-cyclase MoaA, with protein MSTSLGMPAMPRPAAAPGPARPDDPALLDPFGRRATDLRISLTDRCNLRCTYCMPAEGLPFTPDRQALQLAEIERLVRIGTRDLGVRQVRFTGGEPLLRRDLIEIIAACAALPDRPEISLTTNAIGLSSRAQALKDAGLDRINVSLDSVHAETFRLITRRPFLDRVLDGIDAAAAAGLAPIKINAVLVRGVNDDQAADLLEWAVAGGHQLRFIEQMPLDADHAWDRDEMITAAEIRARLSERFTLVPDEEPRDGSPAELWRVHSREGGAGTAMLGRVGVIASVTEPFCADCRRTRLTATGGVRSCLFSHEETDLLAPLRSGASDQEIADLWRGAMWAKPKGHGMDDADFIQPARSMSAIGG; from the coding sequence ATGAGCACCTCGCTGGGGATGCCGGCGATGCCGCGTCCCGCCGCCGCTCCGGGCCCCGCCCGGCCCGACGATCCGGCGCTCCTCGATCCCTTCGGCCGCCGCGCGACCGACCTCCGCATCTCGCTCACCGACCGCTGCAACCTGCGCTGCACCTACTGCATGCCGGCCGAGGGCCTCCCGTTCACGCCCGACCGGCAGGCGCTGCAGCTCGCCGAGATCGAGCGGCTCGTGCGCATCGGCACGCGCGACCTCGGCGTCCGCCAGGTGCGCTTCACGGGCGGCGAGCCGCTGCTGCGCCGCGACCTCATCGAGATCATCGCCGCGTGCGCCGCTCTGCCCGACCGCCCCGAGATCTCGCTCACCACCAACGCGATCGGCCTCTCGTCCCGCGCGCAGGCGCTCAAGGACGCGGGGCTCGACCGGATCAACGTCTCGCTCGACTCCGTGCACGCCGAGACGTTCCGGCTCATCACGCGCCGCCCGTTCCTCGACCGCGTGCTCGACGGCATCGACGCCGCGGCGGCCGCGGGGCTCGCGCCCATCAAGATCAACGCGGTGCTCGTGCGCGGCGTCAACGACGACCAGGCGGCGGATCTCCTCGAGTGGGCGGTCGCGGGCGGGCACCAGCTGCGCTTCATCGAGCAGATGCCGCTCGACGCCGACCACGCATGGGACCGCGACGAGATGATCACGGCGGCCGAGATCCGCGCGCGCCTGTCGGAGCGCTTCACGCTCGTGCCCGACGAGGAGCCGCGCGACGGATCCCCCGCCGAGCTCTGGCGCGTGCACTCCCGCGAGGGCGGGGCGGGCACGGCGATGCTCGGCCGGGTGGGTGTCATCGCGAGCGTCACCGAGCCGTTCTGCGCCGACTGCCGCCGCACGCGCCTCACCGCGACCGGCGGCGTGCGCAGCTGCCTCTTCTCCCACGAGGAGACCGACCTGCTCGCACCCCTCCGCTCGGGCGCATCCGACCAGGAGATCGCCGACCTCTGGCGCGGCGCCATGTGGGCCAAGCCGAAGGGCCACGGCATGGACGACGCCGACTTCATCCAGCCCGCCCGCTCGATGAGCGCGATCGGGGGCTGA
- a CDS encoding MoaD/ThiS family protein has protein sequence MIVPVELFAAAAAALGRTTDELELPSAAVLGDLMDALGARAATTSDPANAAAVLARCTYLVEGVATTDRDAPLTAGAAVDVLPPFSGG, from the coding sequence GTGATCGTGCCCGTGGAGCTCTTCGCCGCCGCCGCCGCGGCGCTCGGCCGCACGACGGACGAGCTCGAGCTGCCGTCCGCAGCTGTGCTCGGCGACCTGATGGACGCGCTCGGCGCCCGTGCCGCCACGACTTCGGATCCGGCGAACGCGGCCGCCGTCCTCGCCCGCTGCACCTACCTCGTCGAGGGCGTCGCGACCACCGACCGCGACGCGCCCCTCACCGCGGGCGCCGCGGTGGACGTGCTGCCGCCGTTCTCGGGCGGCTGA
- a CDS encoding siderophore-interacting protein — translation MPTATPHPPYRLFETRVAHTERVSPAFVRVTLVGPTLHLFAPWGLDQRIKLVLPRPDGAGDGWAGPLAGDVDGLAPDDWRHRVAGMPPAERHPLRTYTPRAVRPEAGEVDVDLLVHEPAGPASAWALAARPGDRLLVSGPDVRADDRRHGIQWRPAVPPTRVLLVGDEAAVPAIAGIMLTLDADVQGVVLVEADAADACPPIDARPAGVEVRDVRRIPGSPGAALADALAGWATEHAAAAVAEGPRFAAWIAAESTAIPALRAAVAAHGVDPGRILAQGYWRAAGRGSTPEEKLG, via the coding sequence ATGCCCACCGCCACCCCGCACCCGCCGTACCGGCTGTTCGAGACGCGCGTGGCACACACCGAGCGCGTCTCCCCGGCGTTCGTGCGCGTGACGCTCGTCGGGCCGACGCTGCACCTGTTCGCGCCGTGGGGGCTCGACCAGCGGATCAAGCTCGTGCTCCCCCGACCGGACGGCGCGGGCGACGGCTGGGCGGGGCCGCTCGCCGGGGACGTCGACGGCCTGGCACCCGACGACTGGCGGCACCGGGTGGCGGGGATGCCGCCCGCCGAGCGCCATCCGCTGCGCACCTACACGCCGCGCGCGGTGCGGCCGGAGGCGGGCGAGGTCGACGTCGACCTCCTCGTGCACGAGCCCGCGGGACCCGCGAGCGCGTGGGCCCTCGCGGCACGACCGGGCGACCGGCTGCTCGTCTCGGGGCCCGACGTGCGCGCGGACGACCGGCGACACGGGATCCAGTGGCGGCCCGCCGTGCCGCCGACGCGCGTGCTGCTCGTGGGCGACGAGGCCGCCGTGCCCGCGATCGCCGGGATCATGCTCACCCTCGACGCCGACGTGCAGGGCGTGGTGCTGGTCGAGGCGGACGCGGCCGACGCCTGCCCGCCGATCGACGCGCGCCCGGCCGGCGTCGAGGTCCGTGACGTGCGGCGGATCCCCGGGAGCCCCGGCGCGGCCCTGGCCGACGCGCTGGCTGGCTGGGCGACGGAGCACGCGGCGGCGGCCGTCGCCGAGGGGCCGCGGTTCGCCGCGTGGATCGCCGCGGAGAGCACGGCCATCCCGGCGCTGCGGGCCGCGGTCGCGGCGCACGGGGTGGATCCGGGGCGCATCCTGGCGCAGGGCTACTGGCGCGCGGCCGGCCGGGGGTCGACCCCGGAGGAGAAGCTCGGTTAG
- a CDS encoding ABC transporter substrate-binding protein: MIPSRADLSDRVPAARTARRPLAAALTALVVLGLAACAPATSGGAAPTGSADAGTRTVTDARGEVEVPAAPKRVVVLEPVALDTSVALGVIPVGAAVLNETAGVPAYLGADAAGAEVVGTVPEPGVERIAALAPDLIIGTESRHAAIHDQLASIAPTVFLASQADPWRDNVALVGEALGRADDAAALLGDYQARCDAIAQEYAVAGTTAQMIRPRDGLLTLYGPESFAGSTLECAGFTTPERDWEGSISVDLSPEKVLEARADQVFVTTTDVDDASSVPAAITDNAASFPALHLVDQSYWITGVGPLGGLKVLDDIEDVLRAAR; the protein is encoded by the coding sequence GTGATCCCCTCCCGTGCCGACCTGTCCGACCGCGTCCCCGCCGCCCGAACCGCCCGACGGCCCCTCGCCGCGGCGCTCACCGCGCTGGTGGTCCTGGGGCTCGCCGCGTGCGCGCCCGCGACCTCCGGGGGCGCCGCGCCCACCGGATCCGCCGACGCGGGCACGCGCACCGTCACGGACGCGCGCGGCGAGGTCGAGGTGCCGGCCGCCCCGAAGCGCGTGGTCGTGCTCGAGCCCGTCGCCCTCGACACGAGCGTCGCGCTCGGCGTGATCCCCGTGGGCGCCGCCGTGCTCAACGAGACGGCAGGAGTACCCGCGTACCTGGGCGCCGACGCCGCGGGGGCCGAGGTCGTGGGGACGGTCCCCGAGCCGGGCGTGGAGAGGATCGCCGCGCTCGCCCCCGACCTCATCATCGGCACCGAGTCGCGCCACGCGGCCATCCACGACCAACTCGCCTCCATCGCGCCCACCGTCTTCCTCGCCTCGCAGGCCGACCCGTGGCGCGACAACGTGGCGCTCGTCGGCGAGGCGCTCGGCCGCGCCGACGACGCCGCCGCGCTCCTCGGCGACTACCAGGCGCGCTGCGACGCGATCGCCCAGGAGTACGCGGTCGCCGGCACGACGGCGCAGATGATCCGCCCGCGCGACGGCCTGCTCACCCTCTACGGCCCCGAGTCCTTCGCCGGCAGCACGCTCGAGTGCGCCGGGTTCACCACGCCGGAGCGCGACTGGGAGGGATCCATCTCGGTCGACCTCTCGCCCGAGAAGGTGCTCGAGGCGCGCGCCGACCAGGTGTTCGTGACCACCACGGACGTGGACGACGCCTCCTCCGTACCGGCCGCGATCACGGACAACGCGGCGTCGTTCCCCGCGCTGCACCTCGTCGACCAGTCGTACTGGATCACAGGCGTCGGACCCCTCGGCGGGCTGAAGGTGCTCGACGACATCGAGGACGTCCTGCGCGCCGCGCGGTGA
- a CDS encoding iron chelate uptake ABC transporter family permease subunit has protein sequence MTRTRTRTRTAAWAAVIAVALAASVVLSLAVGANGLHPGLLLDTLAGGGTDESRFVLRDQRVPRTLLALAVGVGLGGAGALMQALTRNPLADPGILGVNAGAAAAVAGAVVLLGVTDPAGQAPFAYAGALVLTVLVVVLGTAGRGRADPVRLTLAGIAVGAVLSGITTGVTLTHPDAFERMLGWSAGTLLGRDLALLAPVLPLLAVGALLAVAVAPALDAVALGDDTARSQGVSLARTRLVTIAAITLLAGTATALAGPVSFVGLMIPHVVRWAVGVGHRRVVVGSMAAAPVLVLLADVVGRVVAPPGEMPVGIVTAFVGAPVLIALVRRSRRVSGL, from the coding sequence GTGACCCGCACCCGCACGCGCACGCGCACGGCGGCGTGGGCCGCCGTGATAGCGGTCGCCCTCGCCGCGTCCGTCGTGCTCTCGCTCGCGGTGGGCGCCAACGGGCTGCACCCGGGCCTCCTCCTCGACACGCTCGCGGGAGGCGGCACCGACGAGTCCCGCTTCGTGCTGCGCGACCAGCGCGTGCCGCGGACCCTCCTCGCGCTGGCCGTCGGGGTCGGCCTGGGCGGCGCGGGCGCGCTCATGCAGGCGCTCACGCGGAACCCTCTGGCGGATCCCGGCATCCTCGGCGTCAACGCGGGCGCCGCCGCGGCCGTGGCCGGCGCGGTCGTGCTGCTCGGCGTGACGGATCCCGCCGGCCAGGCGCCGTTCGCCTACGCAGGCGCCCTGGTGCTCACCGTGCTCGTGGTCGTGCTCGGGACGGCGGGGCGCGGGCGCGCGGATCCGGTGCGCCTCACGCTCGCGGGCATCGCCGTGGGCGCGGTGCTCTCGGGGATCACCACGGGCGTCACGCTCACGCACCCGGACGCGTTCGAGCGGATGCTCGGCTGGTCGGCCGGGACCCTCCTCGGCCGCGACCTGGCCCTGCTCGCGCCCGTGCTGCCGCTCCTCGCGGTGGGCGCGCTGCTCGCGGTCGCCGTCGCGCCGGCGCTCGACGCGGTCGCCCTGGGCGACGACACGGCCCGGAGCCAGGGCGTCTCGCTGGCGCGCACGCGCCTGGTCACGATCGCGGCGATCACCCTGCTCGCGGGCACCGCGACCGCGCTGGCCGGACCGGTCTCGTTCGTGGGGCTGATGATCCCGCACGTCGTCCGCTGGGCCGTCGGGGTCGGCCACCGCCGCGTCGTCGTGGGATCCATGGCAGCGGCACCCGTGCTGGTGCTGCTCGCGGACGTGGTCGGCCGGGTCGTCGCGCCGCCCGGCGAGATGCCCGTGGGGATCGTCACGGCGTTCGTGGGCGCGCCCGTGCTGATCGCGCTGGTGCGCCGGAGCCGACGGGTGTCGGGGCTGTGA
- a CDS encoding FecCD family ABC transporter permease, which produces MSAGSVPAVAGRRATTTRRARTPARVRILAVAVALLVAIAALGAVAAMTGDFPVALPDLVGSLTGSTTGLPRTVVLEWRMPRIAAAVVVGLALGVAGALFQGVTRNPLASPDILGLSNGAFVGMLGAVVLVGSSWESRTVGALAGGLAAALLIALLASGTGAGGFRFIVVGIAISSMAASLGTWLLLRVELDVAMTASAWGAGTLAGVDATGVGTAAASTAVLLCAVPVISPALRQLELGDDLAAATGVRVARMRLAALGVGVALVCVATTVAGPVAFIALAAPQIARRLTRTPHIPAAVAALVGAALLLGADLVAQHALPMTVPVGVVTVVIGGCYLVGLLVAEIRRRR; this is translated from the coding sequence GTGAGCGCAGGATCCGTCCCCGCGGTCGCCGGACGCCGCGCGACGACCACGCGTCGGGCCCGGACGCCGGCGCGCGTCCGGATCCTCGCGGTCGCCGTCGCCCTGCTCGTCGCGATCGCCGCCCTCGGCGCGGTCGCCGCCATGACCGGCGACTTCCCGGTGGCGCTCCCGGACCTGGTCGGCTCCCTCACCGGATCGACCACGGGCCTCCCCCGCACCGTCGTGCTCGAGTGGCGCATGCCGCGCATCGCCGCGGCCGTGGTCGTCGGGCTCGCGCTCGGCGTCGCGGGCGCGCTCTTCCAGGGGGTCACGCGGAACCCCCTGGCGAGCCCCGACATCCTCGGGCTCTCCAACGGCGCCTTCGTCGGCATGCTCGGCGCGGTGGTCCTCGTCGGATCCTCGTGGGAGTCCCGCACGGTCGGCGCGCTCGCCGGTGGGCTCGCGGCGGCGCTCCTCATCGCGCTGCTGGCGTCGGGCACCGGGGCGGGTGGCTTCCGCTTCATCGTCGTCGGGATCGCCATCTCCTCCATGGCGGCGTCGCTCGGCACGTGGCTGCTGCTGCGGGTCGAGCTCGACGTGGCCATGACCGCGTCGGCGTGGGGCGCGGGGACGCTCGCGGGCGTCGACGCGACGGGCGTGGGCACAGCCGCCGCGTCGACGGCCGTGCTGCTGTGCGCGGTGCCCGTCATCTCGCCCGCGCTCCGGCAGCTGGAGCTCGGCGACGACCTCGCCGCCGCGACGGGCGTGCGCGTCGCCCGGATGCGGCTGGCCGCGCTCGGCGTCGGCGTCGCCCTGGTGTGCGTCGCGACCACCGTCGCGGGGCCGGTGGCGTTCATCGCGCTGGCCGCGCCGCAGATCGCGCGCCGCCTGACGCGGACGCCGCACATCCCCGCGGCGGTCGCGGCCCTCGTCGGCGCGGCGCTCCTCCTCGGGGCCGACCTCGTGGCCCAGCACGCGCTCCCGATGACGGTGCCGGTCGGGGTCGTCACGGTGGTGATCGGCGGCTGCTACCTCGTGGGGCTGCTGGTCGCGGAGATCCGCCGCCGCCGCTGA
- a CDS encoding VOC family protein has product MPRITPTLWFGEEIEEAARFYIDLFPGSRILDTSRYPDDFPDPALRGTALVVDLELDGQGIRLLNGGPGMQATEAVSLSISAATQEEVDRYWDAFADGGTEGRCGWVRDRWGFWWQVVPEAMASTIGGPDPAGAARAMAAMMGMGRLVVAELQAAYDGR; this is encoded by the coding sequence ATGCCGCGCATCACCCCCACCCTCTGGTTCGGCGAGGAGATCGAGGAGGCGGCCCGGTTCTACATCGACCTGTTCCCCGGCTCGCGGATCCTCGACACCTCGCGGTACCCCGACGACTTCCCCGACCCGGCCCTCCGCGGCACCGCCCTCGTCGTCGACCTCGAGCTCGACGGCCAGGGGATCCGCCTGCTCAACGGCGGCCCCGGAATGCAGGCGACCGAGGCGGTCTCCCTGTCGATCTCCGCCGCGACCCAGGAGGAGGTCGACCGCTACTGGGACGCCTTCGCCGACGGCGGGACCGAGGGCAGGTGCGGCTGGGTGCGCGACCGCTGGGGCTTCTGGTGGCAGGTCGTCCCGGAGGCGATGGCGTCCACGATCGGCGGACCCGACCCCGCGGGCGCCGCGCGCGCCATGGCCGCGATGATGGGCATGGGCCGGCTCGTCGTGGCGGAGCTGCAGGCGGCGTACGACGGGCGGTGA
- a CDS encoding DUF1648 domain-containing protein, which yields MTTTAPSPLPTGARVAVVAPAAVIALALGTAAVLLAPELPARIAVHFAADGTPDGWGSPWVMLAVALGLAVVAVALAVAALRARDRRTAATVLLVTNLVAGILGAGWIAIAASAAVGDGTFPVAWSVVLLGVGAVAAAIPVAVLVRAADPLPAHDVAPLEIPATARVAWRGRTGSGWFAGIGAVVVVLGFVAAASAPARDAGTAALTGLPLVVVGLAMLALARVDVTVDRRGFRVVSAWTRIPIMRVPLARIESAGWEDVSPGQWGGWGLRVSGRGVAYMTRSGSGLVVRLSGGRARLVTVEDADRGAAVLEALLAGRRTS from the coding sequence ATGACCACCACAGCACCCTCGCCCCTGCCGACCGGCGCGCGCGTCGCGGTCGTCGCCCCCGCGGCGGTCATCGCCCTGGCGCTCGGGACCGCGGCCGTCCTGCTCGCGCCGGAGCTGCCCGCCCGCATCGCCGTGCACTTCGCCGCCGACGGGACGCCCGACGGATGGGGCTCGCCCTGGGTGATGCTCGCGGTCGCGCTGGGCCTCGCGGTCGTGGCCGTCGCGCTGGCCGTCGCCGCCCTGCGAGCACGGGACCGGCGCACGGCGGCCACCGTGCTGCTCGTCACGAACCTCGTGGCGGGCATCCTCGGGGCGGGGTGGATCGCGATCGCCGCGTCCGCCGCCGTCGGCGACGGCACCTTCCCCGTGGCGTGGAGCGTCGTGCTGCTCGGGGTGGGGGCCGTGGCCGCCGCGATCCCCGTGGCCGTCCTGGTGCGCGCAGCCGACCCCCTGCCCGCGCACGACGTGGCGCCGCTCGAGATCCCCGCCACGGCGCGCGTCGCGTGGCGCGGTCGCACCGGGAGCGGGTGGTTCGCGGGGATCGGCGCGGTCGTCGTGGTGCTCGGGTTCGTCGCCGCGGCCAGCGCTCCGGCGAGGGACGCCGGCACGGCAGCGCTCACCGGCCTCCCGCTGGTCGTCGTCGGCCTCGCCATGCTCGCTCTCGCCCGCGTCGACGTCACGGTCGACCGGCGCGGGTTCCGCGTCGTGTCGGCGTGGACGCGGATCCCGATCATGCGCGTGCCCCTCGCGCGCATCGAGTCAGCCGGCTGGGAGGACGTCTCGCCGGGGCAGTGGGGCGGATGGGGCCTGCGCGTCTCGGGACGCGGCGTCGCCTACATGACGCGGTCCGGGTCCGGCCTCGTCGTACGGCTCAGCGGCGGGCGAGCCCGGCTGGTCACCGTCGAGGACGCGGATCGCGGCGCTGCCGTCCTCGAGGCGCTCCTCGCGGGGCGCCGCACGTCCTGA
- a CDS encoding GntR family transcriptional regulator has translation MLITVDPAAKASLAEQVATQIRYAIARGELASGQRLPSARDLAASVDVNMHTVLRAYASLQDDGLIELRRGRGATVIRSGNASFDRLRTLVEELREQAETLGVPLDDLLTMIKGAR, from the coding sequence ATGCTCATCACGGTGGATCCCGCGGCGAAGGCCTCGCTCGCCGAGCAGGTGGCCACGCAGATCCGCTACGCGATAGCGCGCGGCGAGCTCGCGAGCGGGCAGCGGCTGCCGTCGGCGCGCGACCTCGCGGCCTCGGTGGACGTGAACATGCACACCGTCCTCCGCGCGTACGCGAGCCTCCAGGACGACGGGCTCATCGAGCTGCGGCGCGGTCGCGGCGCGACGGTGATCCGCTCGGGCAACGCCTCCTTCGACCGCCTCCGCACGCTCGTCGAGGAGCTGCGCGAGCAGGCGGAGACCCTAGGGGTGCCGCTCGACGACCTCCTCACCATGATCAAGGGAGCACGATGA
- a CDS encoding substrate-binding domain-containing protein has product MSVVRASAPTAEAAAVATERVVARPRRADAIVAFNDVCALGVLSACRRAGVDVPGDVRVVGIDGLSLGRLLAPTLTTLAVDLDELARHALDLAVAMIAGELPRSGPDVVRTVRHQLVVRESA; this is encoded by the coding sequence GTGTCCGTCGTCCGCGCGTCCGCGCCGACCGCGGAGGCCGCAGCCGTCGCGACCGAGCGCGTCGTCGCCCGCCCGCGCAGGGCCGACGCGATCGTCGCCTTCAACGACGTGTGCGCGCTCGGCGTGCTCTCAGCCTGCCGTCGTGCAGGCGTCGACGTGCCGGGCGACGTGCGCGTGGTCGGCATCGACGGCCTCTCGCTCGGCCGCCTCCTCGCGCCGACCCTCACGACGCTCGCCGTGGACCTCGACGAGCTCGCCCGCCACGCGCTCGACCTCGCGGTCGCGATGATCGCGGGGGAGCTGCCGCGCTCCGGACCCGACGTCGTCCGCACGGTGCGGCACCAGCTGGTGGTGCGCGAGTCGGCGTGA